A DNA window from Equus przewalskii isolate Varuska chromosome 12, EquPr2, whole genome shotgun sequence contains the following coding sequences:
- the ZNF597 gene encoding zinc finger protein 597 encodes MASTLPVMEAQGPMLFEDLAVYFSQEECVSLHPAQRSLSRDATQECFEDMALIGGEGKTDINQQVNVESMGREELALEEYSIAMPLVCYPEESSENGVGNLERKISGGTSACKKRFISLLVTIENHTPLIELSQCLGTRALSEILECPGEEAKNSFKCPECDQSFSDNSHLVLHQKTHLGEKKYTCSDCGKIFNHRANLRTHRRIHTGEKPYQCAECGSSFRQHSHLSRHMNTHKKEKPYTCGICGRGFMWLPGLAQHQKTHAAKKAYECTNCGKHFGRKANLALREKMHSSATQYRSTQCVKCFRQPSHPALPEKGHKDDSEYCSDCGENLLSFSKFKPLKCPECAMTFLRISELISHQSIHRGEKPHTCKTCAKSFILGSELACHQKSHTGEEPFRCTRKSFRLNTHLVTHQRTHTKNTM; translated from the exons ATGGCGTCCACTCTCCCAGTAATGGAGGCCCAG GGACCAATGCTGTTTGAGGATCTGGCTGTGTATTTTTCTCAAGAGGAGTGTGTGAGTCTGCACCCTGCCCAGAGGTCCCTCAGCAGAGATGCCACACAGGAGTGTTTCGAGGATATGGCCTTGATAG GAGGGGAAGGCAAGACTGACATTAATCAGCAGGTAAATGTAGAATCTATGGGACGTGAAGAGCTTGCCCTAGAAGAGTACTCCATTGCCATGCCCCTTGTCTGTTACCCAGAAGAATCCTCTGAGAATGGAGTTGGAAACcttgaaaggaaaatatcagGTGGAACTTCTGCTTGCAAGAAAAGGTTCATAAGCCTTTTAGTTACCATTGAAAACCATACCCCATTAATAGAACTATCTCAATGTTTAGGAACCAGAGCACTTTCTGAAATTCTTGAATGTCCTGGGGAAGAAGCCAAAAATTCCTTCAAGTGTCCTGAATGTGACCAAAGCTTCAGTGATAATTCACACCTTGTTTTGCATCAGAAAACGcatttgggagagaaaaagtaTACATGTAGTGACTGTGGGAAGATTTTCAATCATAGAGCCAACCTGAGGACACACAGGAGAATCCATACTGGCGAGAAGCCTTATCAGTGTGCTGAATGCGGCAGCAGCTTCCGCCAACACTCGCATCTGTCTCGGCACATGAATACCCACAAGAAGGAGAAGCCCTACACATGTGGCATATGTGGGAGAGGTTTTATGTGGCTCCCAGGATTGGCACAACATCAGAAAACCCACGCTGCCAAAAAAGCCTATGAATGTACTAACTGTGGTAAACATTTTGGTCGGAAAGCAAATCTTGCTTTGCGTGAGAAAATGCACTCATCAGCCACCCAGTACCGGTCCACTCAGTGTGTGAAATGCTTCAGGCAGCCTTCACACCCTGCCCTCCCTGAGAAGGGCCACAAGGATGATTCTGAATACTGTAGTGATTGTGGGGAAAATTTGCTTTCATTCTCAAAATTCAAACCCTTAAAATGTCCTGAGTGTGCAATGACCTTTCTTCGTATTTCTGAGCTTATTTCCCATCAGAGCATTCATAGAGGGGAAAAGCCCCATACATGCAAAACATGtgcaaaaagttttattttgggCTCAGAGCTTGCATGCCACCAGAAGAGCCACACAGGAGAGGAACCTTTTAGATGTACCAGGAAAAGTTTCAGGTTGAATACGCATCTCGTTACTCATCAGCGAACCCATACAAAAAACACCATGTAA